DNA sequence from the Leptospira limi genome:
TTTGGCTTTTTTGAGAAAAAGGATATAGACAAGACCACCAAGTAAGAAGGAGAGTAGAATTGTGATGAATAGGATGAAGATGGTTTTCTTTTTGTTCATTGGCATTGTGTGTATGGACTTTGCCTGTGCGAAAAAATCCAGTGAAGATTCAAATTCAGAACTTTTGAGTACGTTACTCACTCAAGGGAGCCCTGTGCAATCTGCTTGTCAAAGATTTATTCTGACAGAAGCAAATTGTGTGGCAGTAGCTGACATAAGTACAAACGTTTGCCCAGGTCTAATCTCCAAATTAAAAGCACAGATCCAGCCAAGAGAATTGAGTACGGATTCAGTCGCTGTCTTGTATTTTGATTGTTTTTCGAAAATCAACTTAACTTATAATATTGCAAAAGCATGTAACCAGAGTTCATTTGCCTCCAATTCCGAATATAGAAGAGTCCAACGTACAGGAACTTCCTCTGCGGAAACTTCATGGCAAGAAGCAATGAACCAGTGTGGTTCTCTTGAGAATTCCGTTCCACCCGTTGATTCGGGACTTCGTGAAACAGACACCGTACTCGGGTCTGACCCTTTCCAATGATTGTTAATAGGAGTATAAAATGTCACTAGTCACAAATGACCAATTGGTTCAAAAATTAAATCCCATTTACCTTCCTCATGAAATTGAAGAACGCATACTTCCATTGGCGGAAGAAATTAACCGTTTGAAAAAAGAAAAAAATGCCGTGATCCTTGGTCATAATTATATGACACCCGATGTATTTTGGGGAGTGTCCGATATCATTGGTGATTCTTTGTATCTTTCCAAAATGGCGAAAGAAACAACCGCCTCAATGATATTGTTTAATGGAGTACATTTTATGGCTGAAACTGCCAAAATTTTATCTCCTGAAAAAAAAGTACTCATTGCTGATCCCAAAGCAGGTTGTTCTCTTGCTGAATCCATCACACGCGAGGATGTCAAAGCGTTAAAAGCAAAATACCCTGGTGTACCTGTAGTTACGTATGTGAATTGTTCGGCGGAAGTGAAGGCAGAAACGGATGTTTGTTGTACTTCAGCAAATGCCGTACAAATTGTAAATGCTGTGGAAGGGGATACGGTTATCTTTTTACCGGATGAATACTTAGCAGGCAATGTTCGCAACCAAACGACTAAAACAATCATCTCACATCCTGGCAGATGTATGGTTCACGAAATGTACACTCCAGAAGATATCCGCTCCACAAAACGTTTGTTTCCTGGTGGAGTCACTGTCATTACTCACCCTGAATGCCATGAAGATGTCGTTAAAGAAGCAGATTTTTCTGGTTCGACCTCGCAGATGGTTGATTTCATTCGGAAGAGTAAAACTGATAAAATCATGTTAGTGACAGAATGTTCGATGGGAGATAATTTACGTGCTGAATTCCCTGAAAAAGAATTTGTCTCTACATGCCAAACATGCCCTCACATGAAAAAAATTACTTTGGAAAAAGTAAGAGATGCATTACTAAAAGAACAATTTGAAATCTTTTTGGATGCAGAAGTGATTTCACTTGCCCAAAAATCTGTAAATCGTATGTTAGAGTTGAGTTATAAAAAATAATATGTTTAAAGTTGGAAACGGAATCGATTTTCATAAATTAATCCATGAACCATTTCGCCCCCTTGTCCTTGCGGGTGTGGAAGTGAAATCGGAATTTGCTTTTTTGGGTCATAGTGATGCGGATGTAATTTTACATGCAGTGGCAGATGCTATTTTAGGTGCATTGGCCCTTGGTGATATTGGGGTTCATTTCCCTGACACCGACCCACAGTATAAAAATATGAAATCCTCTGTGATCATTGATAAATGTTTAGAACTCCTAGAGGAAAAAAAATTCAAACTCATCAATGTAGATTGTACATATGTTGGTGATCATCCTAAAATAAATCCCATCCGTGCTGAACTCAATGCATCTTTGGCGAAAATCACAAAACTTCCGTTAGACTGTGTTTCCATTAAGGCGACAACTTCGGAAGGGATGGGAGCTTTAGGTAGAAGTGAAGGTGTGATGGTGATGGCAACTGTGCTCATCGAGAGCACAAAAACACACCATTAAAATCTTTTTTCTTTCAAAGTGGCGATGTGGTTTAAATCTGCATCGCTAAAGAATAAAAACAAAAGTTTAGAAAGGAAATTGGGAGCCGTTTGGATTTCCAAAATTCCGTGGATACGAACGCCGTTCTCAGTCGGATCCAGTTGGTAGGTTTCTTTTAGCACTTCGTAATGTTTGAAACCTTGGCTTTCGATTTGGAAAGAAATTGTCGGTGTATTTGTGACAGAAATTGTTTTGCATTTCACTGTTTCCCCCAAAGATTTTGATTCCCATTCTTCACCCACTACAGGGGCTCGAAAGGATTTAGGTTGGAAGGATTCATACAAATTCTTTAAGGTTTGGTCAGGTTTTAATTTAACCTCCCAATGACGCTCCAGACGAGTTTCCTTTTGACCTAAAACAGCAAAAACAAAAACAAAGAGAAAGATTCCAAAAACCCTTAGATACCAAATCATATCTCCATTGAAAAATCTATTGCCTAGGGATCGATTGAAATTTATTTTTCTCCTACCGAAGGGGAATCTTCGGGAGGGTTTAGCCACTGCATTCTGCTAGAGAAATATCATCAAAACGAGTATCAGGCCTCATCCAAGTATATGAGCGTGAACAAAATCTTTCGATTCACACGAACCCTTTTCCTGATATTTTAGATGACACCACCTACAATCGTATTCTTAAAGATCCCAATTATTGGATTTCTCAGTCCTTAGAAGACAAAATCATCCAACAAATTACCTCCTCTTTGGATATTTCGGGAATTTTATACCATGTTGGGACAGAAGCATTGATTACCAATGCCTACGATTTATTACCAC
Encoded proteins:
- the nadA gene encoding quinolinate synthase NadA, translating into MSLVTNDQLVQKLNPIYLPHEIEERILPLAEEINRLKKEKNAVILGHNYMTPDVFWGVSDIIGDSLYLSKMAKETTASMILFNGVHFMAETAKILSPEKKVLIADPKAGCSLAESITREDVKALKAKYPGVPVVTYVNCSAEVKAETDVCCTSANAVQIVNAVEGDTVIFLPDEYLAGNVRNQTTKTIISHPGRCMVHEMYTPEDIRSTKRLFPGGVTVITHPECHEDVVKEADFSGSTSQMVDFIRKSKTDKIMLVTECSMGDNLRAEFPEKEFVSTCQTCPHMKKITLEKVRDALLKEQFEIFLDAEVISLAQKSVNRMLELSYKK
- the ispF gene encoding 2-C-methyl-D-erythritol 2,4-cyclodiphosphate synthase, encoding MFKVGNGIDFHKLIHEPFRPLVLAGVEVKSEFAFLGHSDADVILHAVADAILGALALGDIGVHFPDTDPQYKNMKSSVIIDKCLELLEEKKFKLINVDCTYVGDHPKINPIRAELNASLAKITKLPLDCVSIKATTSEGMGALGRSEGVMVMATVLIESTKTHH